TCCTTTTTCAcaacaatttctttaaatatttctaggcagaatttattttcttttttctcaaaacaCTTTGCTTATGTTTCTATTATCATATATCTTATTCTTACTCCTGTTGCGAGAGTTCAGAAGGAAGAAGTTGTGTGGACTGATGTAGTTGGGAATGCATTGAGGTATGATTTGAAACAGGGCTTGAAAGTTGGAAGATATTGTGTGATGGGAGATAGTCTCCATGAGTTCTTGTGCTCTTGCATGTCTCACTGGTATGCCCGGAATGCAAGGCTCTGACTGCTTTTACTAGGTCATCTCTTAGGGTTGTGTTTGCACAGCCTGCCTTGAGAGAATAACCTCTCTCTTGGACAAAAGCAGGCTTGATTACCTCTTGCTATGAAACAGTGATGACCCAAGTTCAGTGTTCTCTCCTATGACATCATGCACAGTTTGTGCAGGTaaccatcttagttttctgtgttGTTCTCCCTAGAACATAGGATGCAAAGGGAATCAATGCAGACACAACACTCACAATGTCTGCTCTGCTGTGATTAAGAGTTTTTGTTCATTGGCCCAGAAATTTTATCTCTGCCAGCCTGCATGATACAGTAACAGGATGACTATTAACTTGTAAGTGGGATAGAATCAAATCCCAGTCAAGACATCGGGACAGTGACTGAAAAGAGAATCAGTTGAGTGAAGAGGAAAGGCtgagcctttcactttcacactgttTAATGTGCGTGGTATGATGTCAGAAGACTGATTAAATCTGAGATTATATATtggagaatattaaaaagtagcAGTAGACAGGTGGGATGGAGTGGAGGCAGGTAGATTTTAAATGCTTTGAATAGTGATGCTACGGACTGCTATCTACGACCCTTCAAAATTCATGTGCTAAACTGGTGTGTCTTGACCCACAATGAatgtcaaaataaaacatttgtggTGCATCAGTTAgaatcacctgccagtgcaggagacacaagagacgaggTTTGATCCTAGTcaaagatccctagagaaggaaatggcaacccactctagtattcttgctaaattccatggacagaggagctgttaCGTCCATGGTCTAGAGTCAGACACtacagcacacatgcacatgtgaaTATTGGGTTCTTAGTGACAATCACTGTTTAATACATGAGAAAAGGTGACCAGGCACCATGAACATGCTGGGAGAATTCTGAGTTAGTCTCCATAACAGTATTGGTTTAAATTAGATAGATTCTTAAGCTGccactgtttaaaaataaataaaattctacacACAGAATGAAACATTACATTGAAACACACAATCACCACCTCAAAAGACGTTGACTTGAAGAAAAGAATGCTTCAGAGGACCAAGCTCTGGTGGAGAAACTGTGAAATATCACTTCAGGGGTAAGGGGAGGGTAGGGTGAGCATGCCTTAGGACTTAATACTGAttgcatgttctttttttttctttctttctttagaagcCTAtcatggcatttatttatttatttatttttggctgtgctgggtctttgttgctacattgACTTTTCTCTCATTGCAATGAGAGGGGACtattctctaattgtggtgtgtgggcttctcattgtggtggcttttcctgtagtggagcttgggctctagggtgtgtgggcttcagtagttatggctctcaggctctagagcacaggctcaaaaaGTTGTAGTGTACAGGATTAGTTGTTCTACAGCACTGgaatcttcttggatcagggatcaaacctgtgtctcctgcattggcagtcagagtCTCCACCACcaagccactaaggaagccctgtGCTTATCTTTGTATACTGTATgaatgtgtgcatgagtgtgcatattcttttttaacaaaaaagaaatcatttcctACTACTCAGTAGAATACTACGCAGTAATTTTTCAGGAGGTAAATtgctatgtatatatacacatggaacaatgatattttatttgaaaaatctgcAGAATCACATTTATAGTAAGAGATAAAGCTCATGTACACGCAGAATGCACAGCTTTTTCTGGGAAGAACACATGGCAAAGGAATGAGgtaatttcactttttctttcacacAGTTctctattattatcatttttatcttaAGCATATGTACTTTCACAATAGTATTAAAGACCATGCAAGAGAAAATGGAGCATAAGTCAATAAAATGGAGATCATATGATACAATTGAATATAGTATTATACATGAGTATAAATGATAGGCCAGAAAAAATATTGAAGAGAAGAATATACTAAAGAAATTTTTATACTGAAGCAAAAATGAAAGTAGACAtatgattttcaaaattattcagtAGGGAATCGAAAAAAAATGGATCGTGCAGTTTCTGCTGCCAACTTTCATGCAATATATAACTCGCAAAACCAGAATATCCCGTTCTGCTGACCAGTACTAAATAACGGCCTCTATACTACAAGAGGCAAATAGAAGCAGAAGCAAGGCTCTGCCAAAAAAGGAAGAAGGCCTAAATATGAGCCATGCTCaattacttttgctttttaaatgccaGTATTTTAAATACACAAACAATGTGTTGTCTGCACGAAAGTGAACTTGAAATTAACATCAGATACCTTAAAGAAAGGTATGATGTTCAATTGTTAGTTTGCTGTTTTTGCTActaaattgttttatttgaaaGCAGTATTATAGCATATAGGCTAGGGATATAAATCTTCTGATTTAGTTCCagggtctcttgatgaaagtaaaagaggagagtgaaaacgttggcttaaagttcaacattcagaaaactaagatcatggcatccagtcccatcacttcatggcaaatagatggggaaacagtggctgactttattttggggggctccaaaatcattgcagatggtgactgcagctatgaaattaaaagacgcttactctttggaaggaaagttatgaccaacctagacagcatattaaaaaacagagacattactttgtcaacaaaggtccgtctagtcaaggctatggtttttccagtagtcatgtatggatgtgagttgggtAAAGtgagctgagcgccgaagaatgatgcttttgaactgtggtgttggagaagactcttgagagtcccttggactgcaaggagatccaaccagtccattctgaaggagatcagtcctgagtgatctggaaggactgatgctgaagctgaaactccagtactttggccagcttatgcaaagagctgactcattcgaaaagaccctgatgctgggaaagactgagggcaagaggagaaggggacaacagaagatgagatggttggatggcatcaccaactcaatggacatgagtctgggtaacctctcggagttggtgatggacagggaggtctggcatgctgtggttcatggggttgcaaagagtcggacacgactgagagactgatctgaactgaactgtcacactgagtgaacCATTTAACCttgcttactttttaaataaaataataaaaagataaaattctaaatttctattttatttaatattctatGTTTCCATAACTTGGAAGACCAAACAGAGGAGTCATAAACAATacccacatttatttttttttaaaggaatcaatAATTCAGAAGagctttcttttctcattcattaACAAGGTCATAAGTCTGTAGTGCTGTTCATATCAGATGAATCTACAAAGCCAAGAACAGGAACCATTGCATCTTCTTCAGAAGATGTGCTACTTTgattcttctgttttttgttcaCGTATTTGTGCAAAGTGCTGTAGTACTGCTCCTTTGGATTGAAAGTATATAGTGATGAAATCTGCTGCCAGTCTTTAATGCTTGGAGTGTTGTATTCCTGTGGATGTGAGCACTCAAAGAaacatttgatattttctttcGCCAGTTGCGTTGCATGTTCTGTGGCTTGACTTTTAAGAATCTGTTGCTCCTGTTGCAAATAGATTTTCCAAAATTTCAGCTGCAGGTAACTAACTGGAGACAGGCATCGAGTGATTGATGTACAAATCAGGAGGAGGATGATAACAACTGCTATCAGGACCCAGCCTAACACCTTAGGTAAACACAACAAAACAGTGATttagtcacttaaaaaaattttttttaatcaacaggtAAAATTTGAACTACTCAGAGTTAAGATGATGAACAAGCAACAGTTAGGTCTTATTCCCTTAAGAGAAAGAAGTGGCAGtaacccctccctcccacccctcagtAGAATTGCTTGCTTGACAAGACAGTCATTTTCCAAATCATGTTAAGGATCCACGGAGgagcttatatgtggaatccctGGAACTCAAAATGTGGAATTTCAGAAAATCCAGTGAAACAAGTATTCATTTCCAAGAACTTCTGAGCTTTACAAGCCCAGAAGCAGTGTGGGGTGATGGCTTTAAAGTCAGGCAGACCTGGACTCAGTGTACCCACTGTTAAGACAAAAGAGAATAATAGTAGAGATCAAGGACCCAGCAAGGTGTCGGGTGTGGGGCACAGAGCAGATCCCTGACACAACAGAGTGCCTAAGTGCCTTCCTCCTTTCATTAGTAATACTCAATTTTTTACAAAAAcctataatgggcttcccagggggctcagatggtaaagtgtctgcccacaatgtgggagacacgggagaaatggctacccactccagtactcttgcctggaaaattccatggacagaggagcctggtaggctacagtccactaggtctcaaagagtcggacacgactgaaccacttcGTTTTCACTTTTATAAGGGAAGAGACTCTGAAGACACACGCATATGTAAGACTGAAACTaatttaagtcaactatactccaattaaagggaaaaaaagaaatagcaccgagatgaaagaaagagaggggaagagacggaaggagggagggaaggggtagggagagagagagaaagaaaaaaaaagatagatgaTGTGCTGtggtaagtcatttcagtcgtgtctgactctttgcgaccttatggactgtaacccgccaggttcctctgtccatgggattctccaggtaagaatacaagagaaggttgccatttccttctccggggatggaaccctcatctcttgggtctcctgcattggcactttaccactagcgccacctgggaagccctgggaagatAGATGACAGATTTGCCTATCAGCTCATTTGAAGCCAACAGCCATTCTAGTTAGCTTGCCTTCGGTGTCAGGAGAAAGGGGACGCATTTCTACCCCCCGTCCGCCCCGCAGAAGCCAGTCCCTCTCCGACCCCCGCACCGCATTCTGCGCGGGCGCCCGACCTGCGAGTGCGCCGTGAGCTCCTTCTGCAGCTCCTTCTGCAGCTGCTTCACGTCGGGCGCCTGGGCCTGCTGGCAGGGCACCAGCGGCAGCTGGGCGGCGCAGCGCGGGTCGCGGCCCACGCACAGGTACCGCGCCAGGACCTCGCTCCCGCTGGCGGCGCACTCATAGAAGGCGCCCCCGAGCAGCGCCACGGCCACCCAGGTGAGCGGCGCCACCGCGGCGGTGGCGCTGATCTGCGCGCACACCAGGGCCCCGCGCAGCCCCGAGCCGCAGCTCCGCGCGCAGCAGCCGGTCAGCAGGCGCCAGGTGCGCGCGCTCAGCACGTAGCCCAGGAGGAAGAGCGCCAGCGCCGGCACCAGCAGGAAGACCAGGCCGTAGGGCAGGTTCCAGGCGACGCTGCACGGGCACTGGAACACCGTGGTGGAGAAGATGCGCTCCCCGCCCGCCGTCAGCAGGCTCACCAGGCAGTAGCCCAGAGCGTTACGGTGTTTGAGGTGCAAATTCAACACCTCCCGAAACTTCTCCATGGGTCTCCTACCCTAGGGAGCCGTGGACAAGGCTCGGCTGCTTCTGCCTCTTTGCCGCCCAGCTCCTGAAATGATTTGGGAGATCTGGCGTTTGCCCGTGCCCCGCCAAGTAGCACCTTCCAAAAAAGGGAAGAGGGTTTCTCAGGGTGTCTTGAGCTTTCGCTTTCTTATTTCAACCCAACTAATTGTGGCAGATCCAAGCACACAGGCCGCCGACCTCCCCATGCCCACCCCTTTCCAGAAGCAGGCGCATTGGTGACCTTTATCCCTCAATTGAGGAACTCTGACTGAGGGAAGATAGGGCCTGTTCCACTGTAGCTTTTGTTTCCTCCACACTGACAAGGAACCAGGGACTTTCCTTTCCCTTAATGATCCCTTTATGGAAAGAATACTTTTTACTTGAGTTAACTGGGGGAAACACCAGCTTTTCCTCTATTGCAGCCACCCTGGCTCCTAAACCAACTCCCAATCAGACCCAGCAGTTACCAGCAACAACAAACCCCCACAAACCTCGATGATTTACAGGAAACATTATTCAAGGGCAAATTTCCAGTTTCTCTTATATAAACTGAATTGCAACAAAGCCCCGCTCAAATTCCAGTATATCCATGATATTCTGCCCCCTTCCTGTCTCCCTTCTGAACAGAACTGCCACTTTTCTCTCCTCAACCTGATCTCCTACAGGACATTAGCCTGAATATACTGTATTGACTTCTACCTCTTTTTCTCCCCACTCAGGTACGTCCTAACACTGGCAGTACATAGAAGTGTATCAAATCCTTACCCAGGGGCCACCAAATTGATCAGCAGAGGAGCGGGGTACTGGCTGTTCAAAAAACACTAGTTGAACCAAAAACACTTAAAACGACAACTACCTCTAACTAACGTGTTGTTTCCTCCACTTTCAGTTTGCTCAGAGCAGCATTCCTCTGACAAGCTAAAACCACTTCTGTGAAACTGAGCCTTATTCTATGTGGCTCTAGAGTGAGGTGAGGTGTACTCGAAAGAACATGGGTTTTGAAGTCAggtgcattttgtgtgtgtgcgtgtgtgtttaatACATTATCTTCTCTAAGATTCACCATCCTCATTCGTAAAAACAGAATATAGTGCAGACAGTGAGACTGTTGAGACAAGTGAGTAGCATCCATAAAGTGCTTTGATATGCAGGATGTGCCTATTAATGGATGTCCGGTGTGAGAGATTACCTTTTGCATTGCAACTTTAGGAAGAGACAACAAATAGCTGTGTAGTATTTAAGAATCCAAATGAATGCTCCATTTTAGACCAAGAATTGTATTCAGTGACTACCTTCAGAAAATCGCTGTGCCCTCAGTTGTCCATTTCACCTCAAGGAGGGGGAGGTGCATGGATATAGAGTCTGGGTGGGCAGGTGAACTGCTTGCTGCTCAAGCCTATCCACTAGGTTTGCCTTATTTTTTCTGGGAAGAATAAGTAGCCTACAGAGCCGAGTGAATTGTTGCAGAGAAGGCAGGAAACACCCTATTCTTAGTCCAACTTGCCTTTTTAGCTATCTCCCAccaccagtgcctggcacaaaaccACCATTCCCCAGCACTGTGATGAACAACTATTCTCTCTGTTTGAGTGTTAAGAAGCTGTCCCCAGATAAATGTCCTTTGTGTCATGCCGGGCAGATTGGGCCTCTTCTCTGAGGTTAGACCAGGTACTTCCAGGTTCTGTGTAAACTTGCATCTAAGTTGCATGTTT
The sequence above is a segment of the Bos mutus isolate GX-2022 chromosome 9, NWIPB_WYAK_1.1, whole genome shotgun sequence genome. Coding sequences within it:
- the CALHM6 gene encoding calcium homeostasis modulator protein 6, which translates into the protein MEKFREVLNLHLKHRNALGYCLVSLLTAGGERIFSTTVFQCPCSVAWNLPYGLVFLLVPALALFLLGYVLSARTWRLLTGCCARSCGSGLRGALVCAQISATAAVAPLTWVAVALLGGAFYECAASGSEVLARYLCVGRDPRCAAQLPLVPCQQAQAPDVKQLQKELQKELTAHSQVLGWVLIAVVIILLLICTSITRCLSPVSYLQLKFWKIYLQQEQQILKSQATEHATQLAKENIKCFFECSHPQEYNTPSIKDWQQISSLYTFNPKEQYYSTLHKYVNKKQKNQSSTSSEEDAMVPVLGFVDSSDMNSTTDL